The following proteins are encoded in a genomic region of Cygnus olor isolate bCygOlo1 chromosome 11, bCygOlo1.pri.v2, whole genome shotgun sequence:
- the CEP152 gene encoding centrosomal protein of 152 kDa isoform X5 — protein sequence MSLDFDSGALQTQHDDEDYDQEDYAREQELQQLLTDLPHDMLEDSGDQLSSYSDCSIHESEEQSVEPQKPDGRWNDHPLIVDPQNNYKEGQNLYPEQFLCDQQDDHVEKHAKSWNGLLNEEKKCLYDAKEDYCGQNSQEDPDNVFLGRDGFNGPRRYQQNNLYHLPENFRQYTNGHKPEFNCQQSKIINFPDASKEHLKQFVASEVVSGQSAETYKVTYKPYQNGIHQKIPVTSEGMRRNEMFEDLQNEFLGNDENSSENMQILQLQALNKARERQLEELNEKLEKSAQQIRYLSHQLSMVKDEKDGLAVSLHESQKLYQNGKEREVHLEGQIKALETQIQTLTAKEEQILKQSKVAEVAMESMQKQLLELQRSDALQRAREQHDAIISALKQKHEKQVLSLEQNLDVTKSALREQKELCKNLGEHIKQLEKMLEETKCEKTEIINRLTRSLEESQKQCANLLQTGSIQETNQLRFQLQQAQSAHMISNNMNKALQEELMELKEEITFYESAAKYGVFLNDAGGELHTNLSDSYVDLGIKKITQENSRFCSIIQNRGMDEELSKDEIIVELKAELERLLSSNKMKRNQITQLQNDLKDCQKTLEEFKQLLKAEKASKESEAVKNTNDPLVANPLVLDNLKEEVWRLRKENETLLQEVQKHTLTIEELKENEEKLKNSNLDLCCQMRKIVQDFDENKQEALDRCERTYQRHHEDMKAQFEKELIEKYAAENQQLLQSHEERVSQLKATIEELNREMTTVKECYIAVCGEKDTLEATLKQKFEQEQQLKEEKLKKWLLEEKEESLNLLRSKLEEKYSDSMRAAKQQWLKEKGEQVEKEVALAKVHWEKEEKKNIEQVIGGIEGEWRNRLEEMRRTVADCNDCGSQTDRVTVVDDASFKELARIIADQKLQIEKALKENMSSEEALREFEIELENKYCKHLAIQVEEALTQARDKWLQVLRDLREYKVNVKTEEEKCEREHQGTAAKQLALILSAAEEKWKKEHENTERSGARMKELEEKVVSLRKELELKKEEMPAAIKAELARARAQWNKEKQEEILRIQEQNERDYRFFLDDHRNKINEVLATAKEDLAKQKNSLSAQKEAEMKMLLDQKQREWEAQETKRLQDEISRCEEKILVELEHLLQEVHEELVECAASKCSWEDRCSDAPDQLNNRCKGKLKACLQKAYRRTVHTILEKDKQEWKEKYEELVSSVNKNAYPSMPRGTGETGDLATPPSYGIGQQAETQRKPRRCPPLQRTGTDGGNEKFLEALTAENSEVKAKLRDLGTPPRSLSDGGVSKPCTSCCPVKGLEEMRALYITTVSKIKKLALMKCVCVGDMLNYIRGSKERAAAMIRVEVLRERQETARKMRKYYLTCLQQLLTDNGNYEGAEKKIMNAASKLVTMAKGLETPLRHTSQSKTTRSALLLNFDLPTGGEYSKRDGLSQSRLNRMESKSCGKSITEKANDKVVHKFVPRDLRQQFDAMQAETQHMLPETDASYIQNGNNTKNLVDFTRDHLLEFYPNEDGSREEYSPIINVNKPLLCATSNLGHQNASPSAFHVKLENMHADSLTDGLGVSGPSHHMLKNQNERLVLKEDECIPSCGNWKTTAERTQDSDFHKIPGRDESSCSEWNSVNGSLCLDSSNMPVVHPEQKPNANVQAKFVSCEESFSTADESVRGTWRELTNGHVRNLKVKNSSKFYSRGQMKTNPERTSFLGSDKSNSAVTQLSVLPNSNARKCCKKYLEKNVMGSPGSSAR from the exons ATGTCCCTTGACTTTGATAGTGGAGCTCTACAAACTCAACATGACGATGAAGACTATGACCAAGAGGACTACGCAAGAGAACAagag ctgcaacAACTCTTGACAGACCTTCCCCATGATATGCTGGAGGACAGTGGAGACCAGCTCTCCAGCTATTCAGACTGTAGCATTCACGAGAGTGAGGAGCA ATCAGTTGAGCCTCAGAAGCCTGATGGACGGTGGAATGATCATCCATTGATCGTTGATCCTCAAAAC AATTATAAGGAAGGACAAAATCTGTATCCTGAACAATTTCTATGTGACCAGCAAGATGATCATGTTGAAAAACATGCCAAGAGTTGGAATGGCCTACttaatgaagagaagaaatgtttatatGATGCTAAAGAAGATTACTGTGGCCAGAACAGTCAAGAGGATCCAGATAATGTCTTTCTTGGTAGAGATGGGTTTAATGGTCCAAGGCGCTACCAACAGAACAATTTGTATCATCTTCCTGAAAACTTTAGACAGTATACAAATGGCCATAAACCAGAATTTAACTGtcaacaaagtaaaataataaactttCCAGATGCTTCAAAGGAACATCTTAAG CAGTTTGTTGCATCTGAAGTTGTTAGCGGCCAGTCAGCGGAAACTTACAAAGTGACATATAAACCATACCAAAATGGAATTCACCAAAAAATTCCAGTAACCTCAGAAGgaatgagaagaaatgaaatgtttgaagATTTGCAGAATGAATTCTTGGGCAATGATGAAA ATTCTTCAGAGAATATGCAGATTCTTCAGCTTCAAGCTCTaaataaagcaagagaaagacaaCTGGAAGAACTTAATGAAAAGCTAGAAAAGAGTGCACAGCAGATTAGGTATCTGAGTCATCAGCTTTCAATGGTCAAAG ATGAAAAGGATGGTTTGGCTGTTAGCCTTCATGAATCTCAAAAACTCTATCAGAATGGAAAAGAACGGGAAGTGCATCTTGAAGGTCAAATAAAGGCACTTGAAACTCAAATTCAGACTCTTACTGCCAAGGAAGAGCAg ATATTGAAGCAATCCAAAGTGGCAGAGGTAGCCATGGAAAGcatgcagaagcagctgctAGAACTTCAGCGATCAGATGCCCTTCAGCGAGCCAGAGAACAGCATGATGCCATTATTTCAGCACTCAAGCAGAAGCATGAAAAGCAAGTATTGTCATTAGAGCAGAACCTTGATGTTACAAAATCTGCACTCCGAGAGCAG AAAGAACTCTGCAAAAATCTAGGAGAGCACATTAAGCAACTTGAGAAAATGCTTGAAGAAACCAAATGtgaaaaaactgaaataataaatagattGACAAGAAGTCTAGAAGAAAGCCAAAAGCAGTGTGCAAACTTACTGCAAACAG GCTCAATACAGGAGACAAATCAGTTACGGTTTCAATTGCAACAAGCTCAGTCTGCGCATATGATAAGCAATAACATGAACAAGGCTTTGCag GAAGAATTAATGgaattgaaagaagaaataactttttatgaATCTGCTGCCAAATATGGAGTATTTTTGAATGATGCAGGTGGAGAGCTGCATACAAACCTCAGTGATTCCTATGTAGatttgggaattaaaaaaatcacccagGAAAACTCAAGGTTCTGCAG TATAATACAGAACAGAGGCATGGACGAAGAACTCTCTAAAGACGAAATTATTGTAGAATTAAAAGCTGAATTGGAACGCTTATTGAGCagtaataaaatgaagagaaaccAGATTACTCAATTACAAAATGATCTTAAGGATTGCCAGAAGACATTAGAGGAATTCAAGCAGTtgttgaaagcagaaaaagcatcGAAAGAGTCAGAG gCCGTGAAGAATACAAATGATCCTTTGGTGGCCAATCCGTTAGTTCTTGATAATCTTAAAGAAGAAGTTTGGAgactcagaaaggaaaatgaaactttgcTGCAAGAAGTTCAG AAACATACTTTGACTattgaagaactgaaagaaaatgaggaaaaactgaaaaactcaAACCTGGATCTCTGCTGTCAGATGAGAAAGATTGTTCAAGATTTTGATGAGAATAAGCAAGAAGCGCTTGACAG GTGTGAAAGAACTTATCAGCGACATCATGAGGATATGAAAGCCCAGTTTGAGAAAGAGTTGATCGAGAAGTATGCTGCAGAAAACCAGCAGCTTCTACAAAGTCACGAAGAGAGGGTCTCGCAGCTGAA GGCTACCATAGAGGAGCTGAACAGAGAGATGACTACGGTGAAGGAATGTTACATAGCGGTCTGTGGTGAGAAGGACACCTTGGAAGCtactttaaagcagaaatttgagcaagagcagcagctgaaagaagagaag cTCAAGAAATGGcttctagaagaaaaagaagagtctCTTAACCTTCTGAGGAGCAAGCTTGAAGAGAAATACAGTGATTCTATgagagcagcaaagcagcagtggctgaaagaaaaaggagagcagGTTGAAAAGGAAGTCGCGTTAGCCAAAGTCcactgggagaaggaagaaaaaaag aataTAGAACAAGTCATTGGAGGGATAGAAGGAGAATGGCGAAATAGGctggaagaaatgagaagaacTGTAGCTGACTGCAATGACTGTGGCAGCCAAACTGACAGAGTGACAGTAGTGGATGATGCTTCATTCAAAGAGTTAGCAAGGATCATTGCAGATCAGAAGCTGCAGATCGAGAAGGctctgaaggaaaatatgtCCTCTGAAGAGGCCTTAAGAGAATTTGAAAtagaactggaaaataaatactgtaaacaCCTTGCCATCCAG GTAGAGGAAGCTTTAACCCAAGCTCGTGACAAGTGGCTGCAAGTATTAAGAGACCTCAGAGAGTATAAAGTAAATgtaaagacagaagaagaaaaatgtgaaagggAACACCAAGGGACTGCAGCAAAACAG TTAGCCCTGATTCTCTCAGCTGCCGAagagaagtggaagaaagaaCATGAGAATACAGAGAGGTCTGGAGCAAGAATGAAAGAACTGGAGGAAAAGGTGGTTTCTCTCAGGAAGGAGTTGGagctaaagaaagaagaaatgcctGCGGCTATCAAAGCAGAACTAGCCAGAGCCCGTGCTCAGtggaacaaagaaaagcaagaagaaatctTGCGGATACAAGAGCAGAATGAGAGAGACTACCGTTTTTTCTTGGATGACCACAGAAACAAGATTAACGAGGTACTTGCCACCGCAAAGGAGGATCTTGCAAAGCAGAAGAACAGTCTCTCCGCCCAGAAAGAGGCGGAAATGAAGATGTTACTAGACCAGAAGCAGCGGGAGTGGGAGGCGCAGGAAACAAAGAGACTTCAGGATGAGATCAGTCGTTGTGAGGAGAAGATTCTGGTTGAGCTTGAGCACTTGTTGCAAGAAGTCCATGAAGAGCTAGTTGAGTGCGCAGCTAGTAAGTGTTCCTGGGAGGACAGGTGTTCTGATGCTCCCGATCAATTAAATAATCGATGCAAAGGCAAACTGAAGGCATGCTTACAGAAGGCCTACAGAAGAACAGTTCACACAATTCTGGAAAAGGACAAGCAAGAATGGAAAGAG AAATATGAAGAGCTAGTGAGTAGCGTCAATAAAAATGCATACCCTAGCATGCCCCGAGGCACAGGAGAAACTGGAGACCTGGCGACACCTCCTTCGTACGGCATTGGTCAGCaggcagaaacacaaagaaagccGAGAAGATGTCCACCCCTGCAGAGAACTGGAACAGATGGAG GAAATGAGAAGTTTCTTGAAGCTCTAACTGCCGAAAACTCTGAGGTGAAGGCTAAACTGAGAGACCTGGGAACACCGCCAAG GTCACTGTCAGATGGAGGTGTCTCAAAACCCTGCACGTCCTGCTGCCCGGTGAAAGGGCTGGAAGAAATGCGTGCTCTGTACATTACAACCGTGAGCAAGATTAAG AAACTAGCGCTAATGAAGTGTGTTTGTGTAGGTGATATGCTTAATTATATCCGTGGAAGTAAGGAGAGGGCTGCCGCTATGATTAGAGTGGAGGTTTTAAGAGAGCGCCAAGAGACAGCACGGAAAATGCGGAAATACTATTTGACGTGTCTTCAGCAACTTCTTACTGATAATGGGAACTATGAAGG agctgagaagaaaataatgaatgctGCCAGCAAGCTTGTTACAATGGCTAAAGGACTTGAAACGCCTCTTCGACACACATCCCAGAGCAAAACTACCCGCTCAG CTCTGCTGCTAAATTTTGATCTGCCAACCGGAGGAGAGTACTCAAAAAGAGATGGCCTATCTCAAAGTCGGCTAAACCGCATGGAAAGCAAATCTTGTGGCAAAAGTATTACCGAGAAAGCTAATGATAAAGTTGTTCATAAGTTCGTTCCTCGTGACTTGAGACAGCAATTTGATGCAATGCAGGCTGAAACACAACATATGCTTCCTGAAACAGATGCTTCATATATTCAGAATGGGAATAATACTAAAAATCTGGTTGACTTTACAAGAGATCATCTGTTAGAGTTTTATCCAAATGAAGATGGAAGCAGAGAAGAATACAGCCCCAtcataaatgtaaataaaccACTCCTGTGTGCAACTAGTAATTTAGGACATCAGAATGCCTCTCCATCTGCCTTTCATGTCAAGTTAGAAAATATGCATGCAGACAGCCTTACAGATGGCCTTGGTGTCTCAGGGCCATCTCATCACATGCTGAAGaatcaaaatgaaagattaGTTTTGAAAGAAGATGAATGTATACCATCGTGTGGAAACTGGAAAACTACAGCTGAAAGAACTCAAGACTCAGATTTTCACAAAATCCCTGGAAGGGATGAAAGTAGCTGCAGTGAATGGAATTCTGTGAATGGAAGTCTGTGTCTGGATAGTAGTAATATGCCTGTGGTGCATCCTGAACAAAAACCCAATGCGAACGTCCAGGCAAAGTTTGTATCCTGTGAAGAATCTTTTTCCACTGCCGATGAAAGTGTTCGTGGTACTTGGAGAGAACTTACCAATGGCCATGTCAGGAATctcaaagtgaaaaacagtAGTAAGTTTTACAGTAGAGGCcagatgaaaacaaatccaGAGCGTACTTCATTCCTTGGGTCTGACAAATCAAATTCTGCTGTCACACAGCTCAGCGTGTTGCCAAACTCAAATGCACGAAAATGCTGCAAGAAATACTTGGAAAAGAATGTCATGGGATCCCCAGGCTCTTCAGCAAGAtag
- the CEP152 gene encoding centrosomal protein of 152 kDa isoform X1, which produces MSLDFDSGALQTQHDDEDYDQEDYAREQELQQLLTDLPHDMLEDSGDQLSSYSDCSIHESEEQSVEPQKPDGRWNDHPLIVDPQNNYKEGQNLYPEQFLCDQQDDHVEKHAKSWNGLLNEEKKCLYDAKEDYCGQNSQEDPDNVFLGRDGFNGPRRYQQNNLYHLPENFRQYTNGHKPEFNCQQSKIINFPDASKEHLKQFVASEVVSGQSAETYKVTYKPYQNGIHQKIPVTSEGMRRNEMFEDLQNEFLGNDENSSENMQILQLQALNKARERQLEELNEKLEKSAQQIRYLSHQLSMVKDEKDGLAVSLHESQKLYQNGKEREVHLEGQIKALETQIQTLTAKEEQILKQSKVAEVAMESMQKQLLELQRSDALQRAREQHDAIISALKQKHEKQVLSLEQNLDVTKSALREQKELCKNLGEHIKQLEKMLEETKCEKTEIINRLTRSLEESQKQCANLLQTGSIQETNQLRFQLQQAQSAHMISNNMNKALQEELMELKEEITFYESAAKYGVFLNDAGGELHTNLSDSYVDLGIKKITQENSRFCSIIQNRGMDEELSKDEIIVELKAELERLLSSNKMKRNQITQLQNDLKDCQKTLEEFKQLLKAEKASKESEAVKNTNDPLVANPLVLDNLKEEVWRLRKENETLLQEVQKHTLTIEELKENEEKLKNSNLDLCCQMRKIVQDFDENKQEALDRCERTYQRHHEDMKAQFEKELIEKYAAENQQLLQSHEERVSQLKATIEELNREMTTVKECYIAVCGEKDTLEATLKQKFEQEQQLKEEKLKKWLLEEKEESLNLLRSKLEEKYSDSMRAAKQQWLKEKGEQVEKEVALAKVHWEKEEKKNIEQVIGGIEGEWRNRLEEMRRTVADCNDCGSQTDRVTVVDDASFKELARIIADQKLQIEKALKENMSSEEALREFEIELENKYCKHLAIQVEEALTQARDKWLQVLRDLREYKVNVKTEEEKCEREHQGTAAKQLALILSAAEEKWKKEHENTERSGARMKELEEKVVSLRKELELKKEEMPAAIKAELARARAQWNKEKQEEILRIQEQNERDYRFFLDDHRNKINEVLATAKEDLAKQKNSLSAQKEAEMKMLLDQKQREWEAQETKRLQDEISRCEEKILVELEHLLQEVHEELVECAASKCSWEDRCSDAPDQLNNRCKGKLKACLQKAYRRTVHTILEKDKQEWKEKYEELVSSVNKNAYPSMPRGTGETGDLATPPSYGIGQQAETQRKPRRCPPLQRTGTDGGNEKFLEALTAENSEVKAKLRDLGTPPRSLSDGGVSKPCTSCCPVKGLEEMRALYITTVSKIKSDMLNYIRGSKERAAAMIRVEVLRERQETARKMRKYYLTCLQQLLTDNGNYEGAEKKIMNAASKLVTMAKGLETPLRHTSQSKTTRSALLLNFDLPTGGEYSKRDGLSQSRLNRMESKSCGKSITEKANDKVVHKFVPRDLRQQFDAMQAETQHMLPETDASYIQNGNNTKNLVDFTRDHLLEFYPNEDGSREEYSPIINVNKPLLCATSNLGHQNASPSAFHVKLENMHADSLTDGLGVSGPSHHMLKNQNERLVLKEDECIPSCGNWKTTAERTQDSDFHKIPGRDESSCSEWNSVNGSLCLDSSNMPVVHPEQKPNANVQAKFVSCEESFSTADESVRGTWRELTNGHVRNLKVKNSSKFYSRGQMKTNPERTSFLGSDKSNSAVTQLSVLPNSNARKCCKKYLEKNVMGSPGSSAR; this is translated from the exons ATGTCCCTTGACTTTGATAGTGGAGCTCTACAAACTCAACATGACGATGAAGACTATGACCAAGAGGACTACGCAAGAGAACAagag ctgcaacAACTCTTGACAGACCTTCCCCATGATATGCTGGAGGACAGTGGAGACCAGCTCTCCAGCTATTCAGACTGTAGCATTCACGAGAGTGAGGAGCA ATCAGTTGAGCCTCAGAAGCCTGATGGACGGTGGAATGATCATCCATTGATCGTTGATCCTCAAAAC AATTATAAGGAAGGACAAAATCTGTATCCTGAACAATTTCTATGTGACCAGCAAGATGATCATGTTGAAAAACATGCCAAGAGTTGGAATGGCCTACttaatgaagagaagaaatgtttatatGATGCTAAAGAAGATTACTGTGGCCAGAACAGTCAAGAGGATCCAGATAATGTCTTTCTTGGTAGAGATGGGTTTAATGGTCCAAGGCGCTACCAACAGAACAATTTGTATCATCTTCCTGAAAACTTTAGACAGTATACAAATGGCCATAAACCAGAATTTAACTGtcaacaaagtaaaataataaactttCCAGATGCTTCAAAGGAACATCTTAAG CAGTTTGTTGCATCTGAAGTTGTTAGCGGCCAGTCAGCGGAAACTTACAAAGTGACATATAAACCATACCAAAATGGAATTCACCAAAAAATTCCAGTAACCTCAGAAGgaatgagaagaaatgaaatgtttgaagATTTGCAGAATGAATTCTTGGGCAATGATGAAA ATTCTTCAGAGAATATGCAGATTCTTCAGCTTCAAGCTCTaaataaagcaagagaaagacaaCTGGAAGAACTTAATGAAAAGCTAGAAAAGAGTGCACAGCAGATTAGGTATCTGAGTCATCAGCTTTCAATGGTCAAAG ATGAAAAGGATGGTTTGGCTGTTAGCCTTCATGAATCTCAAAAACTCTATCAGAATGGAAAAGAACGGGAAGTGCATCTTGAAGGTCAAATAAAGGCACTTGAAACTCAAATTCAGACTCTTACTGCCAAGGAAGAGCAg ATATTGAAGCAATCCAAAGTGGCAGAGGTAGCCATGGAAAGcatgcagaagcagctgctAGAACTTCAGCGATCAGATGCCCTTCAGCGAGCCAGAGAACAGCATGATGCCATTATTTCAGCACTCAAGCAGAAGCATGAAAAGCAAGTATTGTCATTAGAGCAGAACCTTGATGTTACAAAATCTGCACTCCGAGAGCAG AAAGAACTCTGCAAAAATCTAGGAGAGCACATTAAGCAACTTGAGAAAATGCTTGAAGAAACCAAATGtgaaaaaactgaaataataaatagattGACAAGAAGTCTAGAAGAAAGCCAAAAGCAGTGTGCAAACTTACTGCAAACAG GCTCAATACAGGAGACAAATCAGTTACGGTTTCAATTGCAACAAGCTCAGTCTGCGCATATGATAAGCAATAACATGAACAAGGCTTTGCag GAAGAATTAATGgaattgaaagaagaaataactttttatgaATCTGCTGCCAAATATGGAGTATTTTTGAATGATGCAGGTGGAGAGCTGCATACAAACCTCAGTGATTCCTATGTAGatttgggaattaaaaaaatcacccagGAAAACTCAAGGTTCTGCAG TATAATACAGAACAGAGGCATGGACGAAGAACTCTCTAAAGACGAAATTATTGTAGAATTAAAAGCTGAATTGGAACGCTTATTGAGCagtaataaaatgaagagaaaccAGATTACTCAATTACAAAATGATCTTAAGGATTGCCAGAAGACATTAGAGGAATTCAAGCAGTtgttgaaagcagaaaaagcatcGAAAGAGTCAGAG gCCGTGAAGAATACAAATGATCCTTTGGTGGCCAATCCGTTAGTTCTTGATAATCTTAAAGAAGAAGTTTGGAgactcagaaaggaaaatgaaactttgcTGCAAGAAGTTCAG AAACATACTTTGACTattgaagaactgaaagaaaatgaggaaaaactgaaaaactcaAACCTGGATCTCTGCTGTCAGATGAGAAAGATTGTTCAAGATTTTGATGAGAATAAGCAAGAAGCGCTTGACAG GTGTGAAAGAACTTATCAGCGACATCATGAGGATATGAAAGCCCAGTTTGAGAAAGAGTTGATCGAGAAGTATGCTGCAGAAAACCAGCAGCTTCTACAAAGTCACGAAGAGAGGGTCTCGCAGCTGAA GGCTACCATAGAGGAGCTGAACAGAGAGATGACTACGGTGAAGGAATGTTACATAGCGGTCTGTGGTGAGAAGGACACCTTGGAAGCtactttaaagcagaaatttgagcaagagcagcagctgaaagaagagaag cTCAAGAAATGGcttctagaagaaaaagaagagtctCTTAACCTTCTGAGGAGCAAGCTTGAAGAGAAATACAGTGATTCTATgagagcagcaaagcagcagtggctgaaagaaaaaggagagcagGTTGAAAAGGAAGTCGCGTTAGCCAAAGTCcactgggagaaggaagaaaaaaag aataTAGAACAAGTCATTGGAGGGATAGAAGGAGAATGGCGAAATAGGctggaagaaatgagaagaacTGTAGCTGACTGCAATGACTGTGGCAGCCAAACTGACAGAGTGACAGTAGTGGATGATGCTTCATTCAAAGAGTTAGCAAGGATCATTGCAGATCAGAAGCTGCAGATCGAGAAGGctctgaaggaaaatatgtCCTCTGAAGAGGCCTTAAGAGAATTTGAAAtagaactggaaaataaatactgtaaacaCCTTGCCATCCAG GTAGAGGAAGCTTTAACCCAAGCTCGTGACAAGTGGCTGCAAGTATTAAGAGACCTCAGAGAGTATAAAGTAAATgtaaagacagaagaagaaaaatgtgaaagggAACACCAAGGGACTGCAGCAAAACAG TTAGCCCTGATTCTCTCAGCTGCCGAagagaagtggaagaaagaaCATGAGAATACAGAGAGGTCTGGAGCAAGAATGAAAGAACTGGAGGAAAAGGTGGTTTCTCTCAGGAAGGAGTTGGagctaaagaaagaagaaatgcctGCGGCTATCAAAGCAGAACTAGCCAGAGCCCGTGCTCAGtggaacaaagaaaagcaagaagaaatctTGCGGATACAAGAGCAGAATGAGAGAGACTACCGTTTTTTCTTGGATGACCACAGAAACAAGATTAACGAGGTACTTGCCACCGCAAAGGAGGATCTTGCAAAGCAGAAGAACAGTCTCTCCGCCCAGAAAGAGGCGGAAATGAAGATGTTACTAGACCAGAAGCAGCGGGAGTGGGAGGCGCAGGAAACAAAGAGACTTCAGGATGAGATCAGTCGTTGTGAGGAGAAGATTCTGGTTGAGCTTGAGCACTTGTTGCAAGAAGTCCATGAAGAGCTAGTTGAGTGCGCAGCTAGTAAGTGTTCCTGGGAGGACAGGTGTTCTGATGCTCCCGATCAATTAAATAATCGATGCAAAGGCAAACTGAAGGCATGCTTACAGAAGGCCTACAGAAGAACAGTTCACACAATTCTGGAAAAGGACAAGCAAGAATGGAAAGAG AAATATGAAGAGCTAGTGAGTAGCGTCAATAAAAATGCATACCCTAGCATGCCCCGAGGCACAGGAGAAACTGGAGACCTGGCGACACCTCCTTCGTACGGCATTGGTCAGCaggcagaaacacaaagaaagccGAGAAGATGTCCACCCCTGCAGAGAACTGGAACAGATGGAG GAAATGAGAAGTTTCTTGAAGCTCTAACTGCCGAAAACTCTGAGGTGAAGGCTAAACTGAGAGACCTGGGAACACCGCCAAG GTCACTGTCAGATGGAGGTGTCTCAAAACCCTGCACGTCCTGCTGCCCGGTGAAAGGGCTGGAAGAAATGCGTGCTCTGTACATTACAACCGTGAGCAAGATTAAGA GTGATATGCTTAATTATATCCGTGGAAGTAAGGAGAGGGCTGCCGCTATGATTAGAGTGGAGGTTTTAAGAGAGCGCCAAGAGACAGCACGGAAAATGCGGAAATACTATTTGACGTGTCTTCAGCAACTTCTTACTGATAATGGGAACTATGAAGG agctgagaagaaaataatgaatgctGCCAGCAAGCTTGTTACAATGGCTAAAGGACTTGAAACGCCTCTTCGACACACATCCCAGAGCAAAACTACCCGCTCAG CTCTGCTGCTAAATTTTGATCTGCCAACCGGAGGAGAGTACTCAAAAAGAGATGGCCTATCTCAAAGTCGGCTAAACCGCATGGAAAGCAAATCTTGTGGCAAAAGTATTACCGAGAAAGCTAATGATAAAGTTGTTCATAAGTTCGTTCCTCGTGACTTGAGACAGCAATTTGATGCAATGCAGGCTGAAACACAACATATGCTTCCTGAAACAGATGCTTCATATATTCAGAATGGGAATAATACTAAAAATCTGGTTGACTTTACAAGAGATCATCTGTTAGAGTTTTATCCAAATGAAGATGGAAGCAGAGAAGAATACAGCCCCAtcataaatgtaaataaaccACTCCTGTGTGCAACTAGTAATTTAGGACATCAGAATGCCTCTCCATCTGCCTTTCATGTCAAGTTAGAAAATATGCATGCAGACAGCCTTACAGATGGCCTTGGTGTCTCAGGGCCATCTCATCACATGCTGAAGaatcaaaatgaaagattaGTTTTGAAAGAAGATGAATGTATACCATCGTGTGGAAACTGGAAAACTACAGCTGAAAGAACTCAAGACTCAGATTTTCACAAAATCCCTGGAAGGGATGAAAGTAGCTGCAGTGAATGGAATTCTGTGAATGGAAGTCTGTGTCTGGATAGTAGTAATATGCCTGTGGTGCATCCTGAACAAAAACCCAATGCGAACGTCCAGGCAAAGTTTGTATCCTGTGAAGAATCTTTTTCCACTGCCGATGAAAGTGTTCGTGGTACTTGGAGAGAACTTACCAATGGCCATGTCAGGAATctcaaagtgaaaaacagtAGTAAGTTTTACAGTAGAGGCcagatgaaaacaaatccaGAGCGTACTTCATTCCTTGGGTCTGACAAATCAAATTCTGCTGTCACACAGCTCAGCGTGTTGCCAAACTCAAATGCACGAAAATGCTGCAAGAAATACTTGGAAAAGAATGTCATGGGATCCCCAGGCTCTTCAGCAAGAtag